Proteins found in one Oryza glaberrima chromosome 4, OglaRS2, whole genome shotgun sequence genomic segment:
- the LOC127771640 gene encoding senescence-specific cysteine protease SAG39-like: MAIPKALLFAILSCLCLCSAVLAAHEQSDHAAMVARHERWMEQYGRVYKDATEKARRFEIFRTNVAFIESFNAGNHKFWLGVNQFADLTNYEFRVTKTNKGFIPSTVRVLTTFRYENVSIDTLPASVDWRTKGAVTPIKDQGQCGCCWAFSAVAAMEGIVKLSTGKLISLSEQELVDCDVHGEDQGCEGGLMDEAFKFIIKNGGLTTESKYPYTAADGKCKGGSNSAATIKGYEDVPANNEAALMKTVANQPVSVAVDGGDMTFQFYSSGVMTGSCGTDLDHGIVAIGYGKDGDGTQYWLLKNSWGTTWGENGFLRMEKDISDKRGMCGLAMEPSYPTA; this comes from the exons ATGGCCATCCCCAAGGCTCTGCTTTTTGCCATCCTCagctgcctctgcctctgcaGCGCAGTTCTAGCAGCTCATGAGCAGAGCGACCACGCAGCCATGGTGGCGAGGCATGAGAGGTGGATGGAACAATACGGGCGGGTGTACAAGGATGCTACTGAGAAGGCACGTCGATTTGAGATATTCAGGACCAACGTCGCATTCATCGAGTCGTTCAACGCAGGCAACCACAAGTTTTGGCTCGGCGTTAACCAGTTCGCCGACCTCACCAACTATGAGTTTCGGGTGACGAAGACCAACAAGGGATTCATTCCTAGCACGGTTAGGGTTCTTACGACATTCAGGTATGAGAATGTTAGCATTGACACGCTTCCAGCAAGCGTGGACTGGAGAACCAAGGGTGCCGTCACACCCATCAAGGACCAAGGCCAGTGTG GTTGTTGCTGGGCATTTTCGGCCGTGGCAGCCATGGAGGGTATTGTCAAGTTGAGCACGGGCAAGCTTATCTCCCTCTCTGAGCAAGAGCTTGTTGACTGCGATGTCCATGGCGAGGATCAGGGCTGCGAGGGTGGGCTCATGGATGAGGCCTTCAAATTCATCATTAAGAATGGTGGCCTCACCACTGAGTCTAAGTACCCATACACAGCGGCAGATGGAAAGTGCAAGGGTGGATCCAACAGCGCCGCAACAATCAAGGGCTACGAGGATGTGCCAGCCAACAATGAGGCCGCACTCATGAAGACCGTGGCAAACCAACCTGTTTCTGTTGCCGTGGATGGAGGTGATATGACATTCCAGTTCTACTCTAGTGGCGTGATGACCGGCTCATGCGGCACTGACTTAGACCATGGGATTGTAGCCATTGGCTATGGCAAGGACGGTGATGGTACGCAATATTGGTTGCTAAAGAACTCCTGGGGCACGACATGGGGTGAGAATGGCTTCTTGAGAATGGAGAAAGACATTTCCGACAAGAGGGGCATGTGTGGACTTGCCATGGAACCTTCATACCCAACTGCGTGA